In a genomic window of Oncorhynchus kisutch isolate 150728-3 linkage group LG9, Okis_V2, whole genome shotgun sequence:
- the LOC109896987 gene encoding transmembrane protein 88, with translation MSVIGTLEKGAHHQALELSEELSPLNHHHPHHHHLQHSNSLASSAPVGTPSGVVVPPPYSAAESGGGGSDAPLELRGSLDCWACSVLVTAQNLVIAGINACLAGLVFGLILIPAITMVVFGFLCHSTVRPHGTSRYCSDLLNDGGCVALLVVGFLLVTPLLVLALAAYCRLARHLQLGLCFIPYSRAIYKNLPATQHPGLGGGCCGGSGAGGEGEGKGKVWV, from the exons ATGAGTGTGATCGGTACACTGGAGAAGGGGGCCCACCACCAGGCTCTGGAGCTCTCCGAGGAGCTCTCTCccctcaaccaccaccaccctcaccaccaccacctccagcaCTCCAACTCTCTGGCCTCCAGCGCTCCTGTGGGGACCCCCTCCGGCGTGGTGGTGCCTCCCCCGTACTCTGCAGCTGAGAGTGGGGGAGGTGGTAGTGACGCTCCCCTGGAGCTCCGAGGCTCTCTGGACTGCTGGGCGTGCTCGGTGCTGGTGACGGCCCAGAACCTGGTCATCGCTGGGATCAACGCCTGCCTGGCCGGACTGGTGTTCGGACTCATCCTCATCCCCGCCATCACCATGGTGGTGTTCGGGTTCCTCTGTCATTCTACG GTGCGCCCTCATGGGACGTCGCGCTACTGCTCGGACCTGCTGAATGACGGTGGCTGTGTGGCCCTCCTGGTTGTGGGTTTCCTCCTGGTTACACCCCTCCTGGTCCTGGCTCTGGCCGCCTACTGCCGCCTGGCCCGCCACCTCCAGCTGGGGCTCTGCTTCATACCATACTCCAGGGCTATCTACAAGAACCTGCCCGCCACACAGCACCCTGGCCTGGGAGGGGGCTGCTGTGGAGGCAGTGGcgctggaggggagggagaagggaagggtaAGGTCTGGgtgtga